Part of the Candidatus Omnitrophota bacterium genome, CCGTGGCAGTATTTAACGCCGTGTCAAAACCAAAGGTATAGTCTGTGGCAGAGAGGTCGTTATCTATGGTCTTGGGCACCCCCACAATATTAGTGATGCCGTCTTTGATTAATTTTGAGGCTACCCCTAAGGTATCTTCTCCGCCTACAGCAATAAGGGCGTCTAAACCGATTTTCTTATAATTGTCCCTTAGTTTTTGCAGGTCGCCTTCTTTTTTATATGGGTTTGTCCGGCTCGTGCCCAATATTGTCCCGCCCTTAGGCAATATGCCGGAGACGCTGGCAAGATTTAAGCTGACAATATCGTTTTCAATCAGGCCTTTCCAGCCGTTTTTGATACCGATTATTTCGTGCCCTTCATTTACTGCCTTTCTGACTGCCGCTCTGATTACCGGATTTAAGCCCGGGCAATCGCCTCCTCCGGTAAGAATACCAATTTTTGCCATATCCTCGCTCCTTTTATTTTATATTTTACACCCTGTAACCGCCAAACGGTATGGGGGGTTCTTCTTTTAATTGTTCTTTTCTTCTTTTATCTGTTTCCTGCGCAGAGATAATTTTTGCTACGTGAATCCTGATAATAATCTGCTCTTCAATCCCTAAAATTTCCTGTATTTTAGAGCGGGTTATCTCCTGCAGCCGTCCGGTCAGCTCCGGGATATTCGCCTCCGATTTCAGGACGACCCTGATATCGACGATGATACCTTTTTTAGTGGCGATTACATCAGGCCTCAATTCTTTTATTTCCGGGATAATAAAGCCTACCCGTTTTATCAGGTCTTCCACCGCTGAAAGCGCGATAGTTACCTCTCCCGAAGAAGTAGTGAAGGCAATAGTCTTCTCACGCTGGAACCTGCCCAAGATTAATTGCGCAAACGAGAAACTTATGAGTATTAACAAGAGGCCCGAAAGCCCGACGATTATCCTGGAATTAATCCCGTATTGCGCGTATGCCAAGAGGTTATTTATGTCTTGGGGCTGTAATAGGTTGAGAGAGAAAATTATCATTACTAATCCGATTAAAATAAGCACTACCGCATAAAATAATATCCCTAAGACCGTGAATATGCGCATAAGTTACCC contains:
- the amaP gene encoding alkaline shock response membrane anchor protein AmaP, which gives rise to MRIFTVLGILFYAVVLILIGLVMIIFSLNLLQPQDINNLLAYAQYGINSRIIVGLSGLLLILISFSFAQLILGRFQREKTIAFTTSSGEVTIALSAVEDLIKRVGFIIPEIKELRPDVIATKKGIIVDIRVVLKSEANIPELTGRLQEITRSKIQEILGIEEQIIIRIHVAKIISAQETDKRRKEQLKEEPPIPFGGYRV